In Pseudophryne corroboree isolate aPseCor3 chromosome 3, aPseCor3.hap2, whole genome shotgun sequence, a genomic segment contains:
- the LOC135055248 gene encoding uncharacterized protein LOC135055248 yields the protein MADVDQQGQDQQATITLQLTPVDPSQPIQLQDIPQASISPQLAQAPPPTQIPDDFWASWTSQQAQSNASLTAHTQHLASLPHHLPRISRNSGRLIVQVGRMATSMEQIRADNSQMLAHLTRIIDEQQRHQQALVQLIQHNQVVNESLSRIVASHTATNTQLIASINNLSSNITLMGAHQVTSSSGTTTPIQTPVTSPVRRSSRARASEPAQSTAPSTHKRKK from the coding sequence atggccgacgtggaccagcagggacaagaccaacaggcaaccatcacactgcaacttacacctgttgacccaagccagccaatacagctgcaggatatcccccaagcctccatcagtccacaactggcacaagctccgcccccaacccaaataccagatgacttttgggccagttggacaagccaacaggcacaaagcaatgccagcctgaccgcacatacacaacaccttgccagtctgccccatcatctaccgcgcattagtcgcaactcgggcagactgattgtacaagtagggcgaatggcaacctcaatggagcaaataagggctgacaacagccaaatgcttgctcatttaacgcgcatcatagatgagcaacagcgccatcagcaggcactcgttcagctcattcagcacaaccaggttgtgaatgagtccttatcccggattgtagccagccacactgcaaccaacactcaactgattgcaagcattaataatttgagcagcaatattacattgatgggagctcaccaagtaacctccagctcggggaccacgacccctatccaaacgccagtaacctcccctgttcggcgttcctccagagcacgtgccagtgagccagcacaaagcacagcacccagcacacacaagcggaaaaaataa